The Syngnathus typhle isolate RoL2023-S1 ecotype Sweden linkage group LG11, RoL_Styp_1.0, whole genome shotgun sequence genome contains a region encoding:
- the LOC133162126 gene encoding natural resistance-associated macrophage protein 2-like isoform X1, producing the protein MKAQQDGDLLQEDSPDDGDTQTNHYSAISPPASPGDLDEPFSTYFEEKVAIPENVNQVFSFRKLWAFTGPGFLMSIAYLDPGNIESDLQSGAKAGFKLLWVLLSATVIGLLLQRLAARLGVVTGMHLAEVCNRQYSTVPRIILWIMVELAIIGSDMQEVIGCAIALNLLSVGKIPLWAGVLITITDTFVFLFLDKYGLRKLEAFFGFLITVMAISFGYEYVLVKPDQGEVLKGMFLPYCEGCGPTQLEQAVGIVGAVIMPHNIYLHSALVKSRDIDRRNKKEVKEANKYYFIESTIALFVSFLINVFVVAVFAQAFYNKTNWQVNQECNVTNIPHQGLFPNNNETLEVDIYKGGVVLGCFFGPAALYIWAIGILAAGQSSTMTGTYSGQFVMEGFLNLRWSRFARVLLTRSIAITPTLLVAIFQDVQHLTGMNDFLNVLQSMQLPFALIPILTFTSLTSIMNDFANGLFWKIGGGVVVLLVCAINMYFVVVYVATLHSIWLYVLAALLSVAYLCFVGYLVWHCLVALGVSCLDFGSRMGLARHTDIYLLNDMDVDGVIER; encoded by the exons ATGAAGGCCCAGCAGGATGGAGACCTCCTCCAAG aggattCCCCTGACGACGGGGACACTCAGACCAACCACTACAGCGCCATCTCACCTCCGGCCTCCCCTGGAGACTTAGATGAGCCTTTCTCCACGTACTTTGAAGAGAAGGTGGCCATCCCTGAAAATGTCAATCAG gtgTTTAGTTTTAGGAAACTCTGGGCTTTCACCGGACCCGGGTTCTTGATGAGCATCGCCTACTTAGATCCAGGCAACATTGAGTCTGACCTGCAGTCTGGAGCAAAAGCTGGATTTAAG CTTCTATGGGTGCTTTTGTCAGCCACCGTCATCGGGCTGTTGTTGCAGAGGTTGGCGGCACGTCTCGGCGTGGTCACGGGGATGCACTTGGCTGAAGTTTGCAATCGGCAGTATTCCACC GTCCCACGAATTATATTGTGGATCATGGTGGAGTTGGCGATTATTGGTTCCGACATGCAAGAAGTGATTGGCTGTGCAATAGCTCTCAATCTTCTCTCTGTGGGCAA gaTACCTTTATGGGCCGGAGTACTCATTACCATCACAGATACATTTGTGTTCCTTTTTTTGGACAAATACG GCCTGAGAAAACTTGAAGCTTTCTTCGGCTTTCTTATCACCGTAATGGCTATCAGTTTTGGTTACGAG TATGTGCTTGTGAAACCAGACCAAGGGGAGGTGCTGAAAGGCATGTTTTTGCCGTACTGTGAAGGATGTGGGCCCACGCAACTGGAGCAGGCTGTTGGCATTGTTGGCGCTGTCATTATGCCGCACAACATTTACCTTCACTCGGCTTTGGTCAAA TCTCGTGATATTGACCGTCGAAATAAGAAGGAAGTAAAGGAAGCCAACAAGTATTACTTCATCGAGTCAACCATTGCACTCTTTGTTTCGTTTCTCATCAACGTCTTTGTCGTCGCCGTTTTTGCCCAGGCTTTCTACAATAAGACCAACTGGCAAGTG AACCAAGAGTGCAATGTAACCAACATCCCTCACCAAGGTCTCTTCCCTAACAACAATGAAACACTGGAGGTTGATATCTATAAGGGG GGAGTGGTTCTGGGCTGTTTCTTCGGTCCCGCCGCGCTGTACATCTGGGCCATCGGCATCCTTGCAGCAGGGCAGAGCTCCACCATGACAGGCACCTACTCTGGACAGTTTGTTATGGAG GGTTTCCTAAACCTTCGGTGGTCTCGTTTCGCACGAGTGCTACTGACGCGTTCCATCGCCATCACGCCGACGCTGCTGGTTGCCATCTTTCAGGATGTCCAGCACTTGACTGGGATGAACGACTTCCTTAATGTCTTACAAAGCATGCAG CTTCCTTTTGCCTTGATCCCAATTCTGACCTTCACCAGCCTGACATCCATCATGAACGACTTTGCCAATGGCTT GTTTTGGAAGATCGGTGGTGGCGTTGTCGTCTTGTTGGTTTGTGCCATCAACATGTACTTTGTGGTGGTCTATGTGGCAACTCTGCACAGCATTTGGCTCTACGTCCTGGCCGCTCTACTCTCCGTCGCTTATCTGTGCTTTGTAGGCTACCTG GTGTGGCACTGTTTGGTCGCCCTGGGGGTCTCCTGTCTGGACTTTGGCAGCAGG ATGGGTCTTGCACGGCATACAGATATTTACTTACTGAATGACATGGATGTGGACGGTGTGATCGAGCGATAG
- the LOC133162126 gene encoding natural resistance-associated macrophage protein 2-like isoform X2 gives MKAQQDGDLLQEDSPDDGDTQTNHYSAISPPASPGDLDEPFSTYFEEKVAIPENVNQVFSFRKLWAFTGPGFLMSIAYLDPGNIESDLQSGAKAGFKLLWVLLSATVIGLLLQRLAARLGVVTGMHLAEVCNRQYSTVPRIILWIMVELAIIGSDMQEVIGCAIALNLLSVGKIPLWAGVLITITDTFVFLFLDKYGLRKLEAFFGFLITVMAISFGYEYVLVKPDQGEVLKGMFLPYCEGCGPTQLEQAVGIVGAVIMPHNIYLHSALVKSRDIDRRNKKEVKEANKYYFIESTIALFVSFLINVFVVAVFAQAFYNKTNWQVNQECNVTNIPHQGLFPNNNETLEVDIYKGGVVLGCFFGPAALYIWAIGILAAGQSSTMTGTYSGQFVMEGFLNLRWSRFARVLLTRSIAITPTLLVAIFQDVQHLTGMNDFLNVLQSMQLPFALIPILTFTSLTSIMNDFANGLFWKIGGGVVVLLVCAINMYFVVVYVATLHSIWLYVLAALLSVAYLCFVGYLVWHCLVALGVSCLDFGSRDFPGLNEER, from the exons ATGAAGGCCCAGCAGGATGGAGACCTCCTCCAAG aggattCCCCTGACGACGGGGACACTCAGACCAACCACTACAGCGCCATCTCACCTCCGGCCTCCCCTGGAGACTTAGATGAGCCTTTCTCCACGTACTTTGAAGAGAAGGTGGCCATCCCTGAAAATGTCAATCAG gtgTTTAGTTTTAGGAAACTCTGGGCTTTCACCGGACCCGGGTTCTTGATGAGCATCGCCTACTTAGATCCAGGCAACATTGAGTCTGACCTGCAGTCTGGAGCAAAAGCTGGATTTAAG CTTCTATGGGTGCTTTTGTCAGCCACCGTCATCGGGCTGTTGTTGCAGAGGTTGGCGGCACGTCTCGGCGTGGTCACGGGGATGCACTTGGCTGAAGTTTGCAATCGGCAGTATTCCACC GTCCCACGAATTATATTGTGGATCATGGTGGAGTTGGCGATTATTGGTTCCGACATGCAAGAAGTGATTGGCTGTGCAATAGCTCTCAATCTTCTCTCTGTGGGCAA gaTACCTTTATGGGCCGGAGTACTCATTACCATCACAGATACATTTGTGTTCCTTTTTTTGGACAAATACG GCCTGAGAAAACTTGAAGCTTTCTTCGGCTTTCTTATCACCGTAATGGCTATCAGTTTTGGTTACGAG TATGTGCTTGTGAAACCAGACCAAGGGGAGGTGCTGAAAGGCATGTTTTTGCCGTACTGTGAAGGATGTGGGCCCACGCAACTGGAGCAGGCTGTTGGCATTGTTGGCGCTGTCATTATGCCGCACAACATTTACCTTCACTCGGCTTTGGTCAAA TCTCGTGATATTGACCGTCGAAATAAGAAGGAAGTAAAGGAAGCCAACAAGTATTACTTCATCGAGTCAACCATTGCACTCTTTGTTTCGTTTCTCATCAACGTCTTTGTCGTCGCCGTTTTTGCCCAGGCTTTCTACAATAAGACCAACTGGCAAGTG AACCAAGAGTGCAATGTAACCAACATCCCTCACCAAGGTCTCTTCCCTAACAACAATGAAACACTGGAGGTTGATATCTATAAGGGG GGAGTGGTTCTGGGCTGTTTCTTCGGTCCCGCCGCGCTGTACATCTGGGCCATCGGCATCCTTGCAGCAGGGCAGAGCTCCACCATGACAGGCACCTACTCTGGACAGTTTGTTATGGAG GGTTTCCTAAACCTTCGGTGGTCTCGTTTCGCACGAGTGCTACTGACGCGTTCCATCGCCATCACGCCGACGCTGCTGGTTGCCATCTTTCAGGATGTCCAGCACTTGACTGGGATGAACGACTTCCTTAATGTCTTACAAAGCATGCAG CTTCCTTTTGCCTTGATCCCAATTCTGACCTTCACCAGCCTGACATCCATCATGAACGACTTTGCCAATGGCTT GTTTTGGAAGATCGGTGGTGGCGTTGTCGTCTTGTTGGTTTGTGCCATCAACATGTACTTTGTGGTGGTCTATGTGGCAACTCTGCACAGCATTTGGCTCTACGTCCTGGCCGCTCTACTCTCCGTCGCTTATCTGTGCTTTGTAGGCTACCTG GTGTGGCACTGTTTGGTCGCCCTGGGGGTCTCCTGTCTGGACTTTGGCAGCAGG GACTTTCCAGGGTTAAATGAGGAAAGGTGA